The following are encoded in a window of Tissierellales bacterium genomic DNA:
- the hisC gene encoding histidinol-phosphate transaminase → MSIHFRKEIKDLQPYKPGKPIRDVKREFNLDKVVKLASNENPLGCSKKAKKAIMDSLDNLATYPDGNATILKETLAKKFNVSTREILPSSGADEMIDLISKTLLEKDDEVIMADITFPRYIATAEMMGGKPVIVPLKNYTYDLEGMLESITEKTKLIWLCNPNNPTGTMVTKKEVLDFLDKVPENVVVAYDEAYRDYVTREDYPKNSIELMKKYPNVIVMRTLSKAYGLAGIRVGYIVANEDIVTNIDKVRGPFNVNSLGQVAAVAALEDEEFLKEVYNNNLEGKKYFYEELENMGLFFPPSEANHIFVDVKRDGNEVFKEMQKLGVIIRPMAGTFIRISIGTMEENKLCIKTLKKVLKNN, encoded by the coding sequence TTGTCAATACATTTTAGAAAAGAAATTAAAGACTTACAACCCTATAAGCCAGGAAAACCTATTAGAGATGTTAAAAGAGAGTTTAACTTGGACAAGGTTGTTAAATTAGCATCAAATGAAAATCCATTAGGTTGCTCTAAAAAGGCTAAAAAAGCTATTATGGACTCTTTAGACAATTTGGCAACTTATCCTGATGGTAATGCAACTATTCTTAAAGAAACACTTGCTAAAAAATTTAATGTATCCACAAGGGAGATACTTCCTTCTAGTGGTGCTGATGAAATGATTGACTTAATATCTAAAACCCTCTTAGAGAAAGATGATGAAGTTATTATGGCAGATATTACCTTTCCAAGATACATAGCTACCGCCGAAATGATGGGTGGAAAACCTGTAATTGTTCCATTAAAAAATTATACTTATGATTTAGAGGGTATGTTGGAATCCATAACAGAAAAAACAAAACTTATTTGGTTATGTAATCCAAATAATCCAACAGGTACAATGGTAACTAAAAAAGAGGTATTAGACTTTTTAGATAAGGTACCTGAAAACGTTGTAGTCGCCTATGATGAAGCTTATAGAGATTATGTTACAAGAGAAGATTATCCAAAGAACAGTATAGAACTTATGAAAAAATATCCAAATGTTATAGTTATGAGAACCCTTTCAAAAGCCTATGGCTTAGCTGGAATAAGAGTAGGCTATATAGTAGCAAATGAAGATATTGTTACAAATATCGATAAAGTAAGAGGACCTTTCAATGTGAATTCTTTAGGACAAGTTGCAGCAGTAGCCGCCCTTGAAGATGAGGAGTTTTTAAAAGAAGTTTATAATAATAATTTAGAAGGTAAGAAGTATTTTTATGAGGAATTAGAAAACATGGGATTATTCTTCCCACCTTCAGAAGCTAATCACATTTTTGTAGATGTTAAAAGAGATGGAAATGAAGTTTTTAAAGAAATGCAAAAACTTGGAGTAATTATCAGGCCTATGGCTGGAACCTTTATTAGAATTTCTATTGGTACTATGGAAGAAAATAAATTATGCATAAAAACTTTAAAGAAAGTCTTAAAAAACAACTAA